A window of Nocardiopsis sp. Huas11 genomic DNA:
CTCGTCAGCGTCCTGGCCCTGAACCACGGCCTGGGGGACTGAACCCGTGGACGCACCGCGCACCGGTGGTGACCTGGTCGCCGAGACCCTGACGGCGCTGGGCGCCCGTACGGCCTTCGGCATCCCGGGCCAGCACGCGCTGGGGCTGTTCGACGCCCTGCGGCGCTCACCGGAGCTGGAGCTGGTCTCCGCCCGGGTGGAGAACAACGCCGCCTTCGCCGCCGACGGCCACGCCCGGCGGACCGGGCGTGTGACCCCGCTCCTGGTCTCCACCGGGCCCGGTGCGCTCCTGACGCTGTCGTCCCTGCAGGAGTCCATGGCCTCCAGCGCACCGGTGCTGGTGATCAGCAGCCAGATCCCCCGTGCCGGGCTGGGCGGCGCCCGCCGCGGCTTCCTGCACGAGCTGCCCGAGCAGTCGGCGGCCTTCGCGGCCGTCACCAAGTCGGTGTTCACGGTGCGGCACACCTCGCAGATCCCCTCGGCGCTGGCCGAGGCCTGGCGGGCCGCGGCCGCGGCCCCGGCCGGTCCGGTGCTGGTGGAGATCCCGCAGGACGTGCTGCTGGAGCCGACGGCGGTACCGCCGGTGGCGGACGTGGACGGCTCCCCCGTACCGCTGGAGCCGCGCGCGGAGCTGGTGGCCGAGGCCGCCCGCCTGTTGGACGGCGCCCGGCGCCCGGTCGTGCTGGCCGGGGGCGGGGTGAGCCGCGCGGGCGGGCAGCGGGCGCTGCTGGAGCTGGCCGAGGCCCTCCAGGCGCCGGTGGCGACCACGTTCGGCGCCAAGGACGCCTTCCCGTGGGAGTACCCGCTGTCGCTGCGGTCGTGGCTGGAGGACCGGCACACCACGGACTACCTCCAGAGCGCCGACGTGCTCTTGGTGGCCGGTTCGGGGCTGGGCGAGCTGTCCAGCAACTACCACACCCTCGCCCCGCGGGGCCGGGTGATCCAGGTCGAGGCGGATCTGGGCAAGCTGGAGGCCAACGTCCCGGCGCTGGGCGTGCACGGCGACGCCGCCCTGGTCCTGGCCGCGCTGGCCGAGCGGGTCACGCGCCGCCCGGCCGATCCGACCGCGGCCGCGGAGGTGGCCCGGGTCAGGGCCGCGGTGGCCGCCCGCCTGGACGCCCAGGAC
This region includes:
- a CDS encoding thiamine pyrophosphate-binding protein is translated as MDAPRTGGDLVAETLTALGARTAFGIPGQHALGLFDALRRSPELELVSARVENNAAFAADGHARRTGRVTPLLVSTGPGALLTLSSLQESMASSAPVLVISSQIPRAGLGGARRGFLHELPEQSAAFAAVTKSVFTVRHTSQIPSALAEAWRAAAAAPAGPVLVEIPQDVLLEPTAVPPVADVDGSPVPLEPRAELVAEAARLLDGARRPVVLAGGGVSRAGGQRALLELAEALQAPVATTFGAKDAFPWEYPLSLRSWLEDRHTTDYLQSADVLLVAGSGLGELSSNYHTLAPRGRVIQVEADLGKLEANVPALGVHGDAALVLAALAERVTRRPADPTAAAEVARVRAAVAARLDAQDLAAERAVLAAVRAALPDDAPSCWDMTMLAYWAWSAWEPRRGPMFSAQGAGGLGYALPAALGAAAAGGGPVLAVSGDGGAMYSIAELATARQHDLDVTWLIVDDGGYGILREYMEEAFGEAVHTELERPDFPALAAAFGVRSTLTTPERLREDLAAALAAPGPHVVVLPMVLGLFAPTHTA